The following proteins are encoded in a genomic region of Anabas testudineus chromosome 13, fAnaTes1.2, whole genome shotgun sequence:
- the LOC113173972 gene encoding P2Y purinoceptor 3 → MPYSVDSHPSETLMSKTVSLDFLSTSVLPTDSYAADGFVTTVRNISSINGPSTLRCTYKEDFKRILLPAVYTFVFLLGLPLNAAVILKIWRKRPNLSKNNIYMLNLAIADLLYVMSLPLLIYNYGSHDYWPFGEFACKLVRFQFYSNLHGSILFLTCISVQRYMGICHPLAMWHKQGGRRMACCICGAVWLVVTVLCAPTFHFAATGIQRNRTVCYDLSTPTRSVDYYPYGMALTFLGFLLPFVGVMVCYCRMAQILCRPVTYQGVSLATGEKRDKAVRMIIVVAAVFCISFLPFHLTKTMYLVIRTLPGVPCETRNLFSVIYKSTRPFASMNSFLDPILFYFTQPRYRRSTRRFVLRVTTLRDKGTSV, encoded by the exons ATGCCATATTCTGTCGACTCCCACCCTTCGGAGACTCTCATGTCTAAAACCGTCTCCTTGGACTTCCTCTCTACCAGTGTGCTGCCTACAGACTCATACGCAGCAGACGGTTTCGTCACCACTGTCAggaacatcagcagcatcaacgGGCCAAGTACTCTTCGCTGCACCTACAAGGAAGACTTCAAGCGTATTTTACTCCCTGCTGTGTACACCTTTGTCTTCCTGCTCGGCCTCCCGCTCAACGCTGCTGTCATACTGAAGATATGGAGGAAGAGGCCCAATCTGTCCAAAAACAACATCTATATGCTCAACTTGGCCATAGCCGACTTACTCTATGTGATGTCACTTCCTTTGCTCATCTACAACTATGGTAGCCATGACTATTGGCCCTTTGGGGAGTTTGCCTGTAAACTGGTCAGATTTCAGTTCTACAG TAATCTTCATGGCAgcatcctcttcctcacctgCATAAGCGTGCAGCGCTACATGGGCATTTGCCATCCTCTCGCAATGTGGCACAAGCAAGGTGGCCGCAGGATGGCATGCTGTATCTGCGGGGCGGTGTGGCTGGTGGTCACCGTCCTGTGTGCACCGACTTTTCACTTCGCTGCGACGGGAATCCAACGCAACCGCACGGTTTGTTACGATTTAAGCACACCAACGCGCTCAGTAGACTACTACCCCTACGGCATGGCTCTCACCTTCCTCGGCTTCTTGTTGCCTTTTGTGGGCGTGATGGTGTGCTACTGCCGGATGGCCCAAATCCTCTGCCGCCCAGTGACCTACCAGGGTGTTTCCTTAGCAACTGGGGAGAAACGGGACAAGGCGGTGAGGATGATCATCGTGGTGGCGGCTGTGTTCTGCATAAGCTTCCTTCCGTTTCACCTCACAAAGACCATGTACCTGGTGATACGCACTCTGCCCGGTGTGCCCTGTGAGACGAGGAACTTGTTTTCGGTCATCTATAAGAGCACCAGGCCGTTCGCCAGCATGAACAGCTTTCTCGACCCTATCCTCTTTTACTTCACTCAGCCACGCTACCGCCGGAGCACCAGAAGGTTTGTGCTCAGAGTCACCACCCTCAGAGACAAGGGCACCAGTGTGTGA